From Natronorubrum halophilum, a single genomic window includes:
- a CDS encoding IS6 family transposase → MLADLLSESYDADLEETWENERTATPVRAFAVRLHATGCSLRETTIILAELGVERSHGAVWNWVHRLADSGRDPPEAQPKRVAVDETAVKINGEWSWVYAAIDTETKLILDVAVFGQRGTDLAAAFLHRLTEKHDLSDTVFLVDGYGYLTALSRLWLGGQLDYAERNLLEKWFHTFKMRVDRFHNSWVSSRASVRGWLEQFVHYYNTQRPHQSLNGQTPAEVLN, encoded by the coding sequence ATGCTCGCAGACCTGCTCAGCGAGTCCTACGACGCGGATCTAGAAGAAACTTGGGAGAACGAGCGGACGGCGACGCCCGTCAGGGCGTTCGCCGTCCGTCTCCACGCCACCGGTTGTTCGCTTCGGGAGACAACAATCATTCTTGCTGAATTAGGCGTTGAACGCTCTCATGGGGCAGTTTGGAACTGGGTACATCGGCTGGCTGACAGCGGGCGCGACCCGCCTGAGGCGCAGCCGAAGCGGGTCGCGGTTGACGAGACCGCTGTCAAGATCAATGGCGAGTGGTCTTGGGTGTACGCTGCAATAGACACCGAAACGAAGCTGATTCTTGATGTCGCAGTATTCGGACAACGAGGCACCGATCTAGCCGCTGCATTCCTGCATCGACTCACCGAGAAACACGATCTCTCCGACACGGTGTTTCTCGTCGATGGCTACGGCTACCTGACTGCCCTTTCTCGATTATGGTTGGGCGGCCAGCTCGACTACGCCGAGAGAAACCTGCTCGAAAAGTGGTTTCACACCTTCAAAATGCGAGTCGACCGCTTCCATAACTCGTGGGTGAGCAGTCGGGCGAGCGTCAGAGGGTGGCTTGAGCAGTTCGTACACTACTATAACACACAACGACCTCACCAGTCACTCAACGGACAGACGCCAGCGGAGGTGCTAAACTAG
- a CDS encoding RNA-guided endonuclease TnpB family protein, whose protein sequence is MTDSQALVKTLDFQLNIQSDNESLLYDATLEARSVYNETIRLAKEGVDWDAIPDRVADDADLVKNTTQRVVAKALGAMENYFEYDDFGQPSHTKDGAYPLRANYEEGYNLSLTDDGDVTFRISAKPYKHVKGVLEGSDAHLDILKTTLTSDEWKVGTAEALFHNENPELHVNVTNTEQTVRDKHDSRTVVGVDVNEDNVALTALSEDGVEDTLVIDFPEIKFERHRYFTMRKRVQNAGKDSIHDTLEGREERFVRDRLHKVSRHIVEWSQQFEKPCIVFEDLKEMRDSIDYGTRMNRRLHHLPFRALQFYTSYKASFEGIPTAWIDPAYTSQRCPMCGHTERANRNKKRFKCRDCGHQDHSDRSASVNIAVKGVNKLDWNVPALNSLPVVRKLRRQASGAVDAPTVTHATVRGYQADGRVGVSD, encoded by the coding sequence ATGACAGATTCACAGGCTCTCGTCAAGACGCTGGATTTCCAACTGAACATCCAGAGTGACAACGAGAGCCTGCTGTACGACGCCACCCTCGAAGCCCGCTCGGTCTACAACGAAACCATCAGGCTCGCCAAAGAAGGCGTGGACTGGGACGCGATTCCCGACCGTGTGGCCGACGATGCCGACCTCGTGAAGAACACGACCCAGCGCGTCGTTGCGAAGGCGCTCGGTGCGATGGAGAACTACTTCGAGTACGACGACTTCGGCCAGCCAAGTCACACCAAGGACGGCGCGTACCCACTTAGAGCGAACTACGAGGAGGGGTACAACCTGTCGCTCACCGACGATGGTGACGTGACGTTCCGCATCAGCGCGAAGCCATACAAACACGTCAAGGGTGTCCTCGAAGGGAGTGACGCCCACCTCGACATTCTCAAGACCACACTCACGAGCGACGAGTGGAAAGTTGGGACGGCAGAAGCCCTGTTCCACAACGAGAACCCCGAGTTGCACGTCAACGTCACCAACACCGAGCAGACCGTTCGGGACAAGCACGACTCACGAACTGTAGTTGGTGTGGACGTGAACGAGGACAACGTGGCTCTCACTGCACTTTCAGAAGATGGCGTTGAGGATACGTTGGTTATCGACTTCCCCGAAATCAAGTTCGAGCGCCACCGCTACTTCACGATGCGAAAGCGCGTGCAGAATGCGGGGAAAGACAGCATCCACGACACACTCGAAGGGCGCGAAGAACGGTTCGTCCGCGACCGACTCCACAAGGTATCTCGGCACATCGTGGAGTGGAGCCAGCAGTTCGAGAAGCCGTGTATCGTCTTTGAAGACCTCAAAGAGATGCGCGACAGTATCGACTACGGCACTCGGATGAATCGACGCTTGCACCACCTCCCGTTCCGCGCCCTTCAGTTCTATACGTCGTACAAGGCGTCATTCGAGGGCATCCCGACTGCGTGGATTGACCCTGCGTACACGAGCCAACGGTGTCCGATGTGCGGACACACGGAGCGTGCGAACCGTAACAAAAAGCGGTTCAAGTGTCGGGACTGTGGGCATCAAGACCACAGCGACCGAAGTGCAAGTGTCAACATCGCCGTGAAAGGCGTGAATAAACTCGATTGGAATGTGCCTGCTCTCAACAGCCTTCCCGTTGTTCGGAAACTGCGACGGCAGGCATCGGGGGCCGTGGACGCCCCGACCGTGACCCACGCAACCGTTCGAGGCTATCAGGCCGATGGTCGTGTGGGAGTATCCGACTAA
- a CDS encoding mechanosensitive ion channel has protein sequence MDNILLGVCDEIPLLLDSPSPRVMFREFGDSSLVFELWAYVAHPFSELRAIDQINRLVYDEFDDADIVIPFPRREISFLDSEQDVLHNGLWNEHTMRRQNRSQMSQAIK, from the coding sequence GTGGATAATATTCTATTGGGCGTTTGTGACGAGATTCCGCTCCTCCTCGATTCGCCCTCGCCTCGGGTGATGTTCCGGGAATTCGGTGATTCTTCGCTCGTCTTCGAACTCTGGGCCTACGTTGCTCATCCATTTAGCGAACTCCGGGCAATCGACCAGATCAACCGTCTCGTCTATGACGAATTCGACGACGCAGATATCGTAATCCCCTTCCCGCGCCGGGAAATTAGCTTCCTCGATTCGGAACAAGACGTTCTCCACAACGGCCTGTGGAACGAACATACGATGAGGAGACAGAACCGCTCACAGATGAGTCAAGCAATTAAGTAG
- a CDS encoding helix-turn-helix domain-containing protein: MRYVTFVISQMDDERCPNGESATDRAVNGEAIHYINLLDDGTGVALYQLRGDLKQSTEVLEADPEVLSVERSEASDGLVYLHFRANALMTDLLSIFRRYEIVVDWPMEYTDQGGLRVTTIGEDKKIREAIAEIPDGIQIVLEGIGEYHPDMRQLASLLTDRQQELLELAIDEGYYEMPRRATLRDLADQVNISAGTIGEHLRKIETKVITELV, encoded by the coding sequence ATGAGGTATGTCACGTTCGTCATTTCGCAAATGGACGATGAACGCTGTCCGAACGGTGAGTCCGCTACCGATCGAGCAGTGAACGGTGAGGCGATTCACTACATCAATCTCTTGGATGACGGAACCGGCGTAGCACTGTATCAACTCCGTGGTGACCTCAAACAGAGTACGGAAGTACTAGAGGCGGATCCAGAGGTGCTATCGGTCGAGCGATCTGAGGCATCGGACGGGCTTGTCTACCTCCATTTTCGAGCAAATGCCCTCATGACCGACCTCCTCAGTATATTCCGACGATATGAGATCGTCGTGGACTGGCCGATGGAGTACACCGATCAGGGTGGGCTTCGGGTAACAACGATCGGAGAGGACAAGAAGATCCGAGAGGCGATCGCGGAAATTCCAGACGGGATTCAGATTGTGCTCGAGGGTATCGGCGAGTATCACCCAGATATGCGTCAGCTCGCGTCGCTGCTGACTGATCGTCAGCAAGAACTGTTGGAGCTAGCGATCGATGAGGGCTATTACGAGATGCCGCGGCGCGCGACCCTCCGCGACCTTGCGGATCAAGTGAATATCTCTGCGGGAACGATCGGTGAACACTTACGGAAAATCGAAACGAAGGTCATTACGGAACTCGTCTGA
- a CDS encoding CPBP family intramembrane glutamic endopeptidase, translating to MEKTLGRTVGNTNIQLSNPWIFFAITFAFTWAFWIPAIIFDLAFDNALGLLLLLLGLLGPGITGVALMELLYTESAQQDFWDRVTNIRRIGIQWYLAVFLYAPILFAIAAGIDILLGGTGYFVADWVSQLTSNPAAFLPTLLFSTLPPVLEELGWRGYALDQLQRTRTALAAGLVLGVFWAVWHLPLFLIEGTNQHDAVGFLTIEFWLFMVGVVALSVAFTWIHNGTGGSILASILLHSWTNFTLQTFEGTLRTDILFYAGTLWAFVVLVAIIYGVKTLAKGKDLPHPTLKTQPTAISGGSQDS from the coding sequence ATGGAAAAAACGTTGGGGCGTACGGTTGGTAACACTAATATTCAATTGTCGAATCCCTGGATATTCTTCGCAATTACGTTCGCTTTCACATGGGCGTTCTGGATACCGGCGATTATCTTTGACCTCGCGTTCGATAACGCTCTCGGTCTCCTGTTACTCCTGCTGGGGCTCCTCGGGCCAGGCATCACCGGTGTTGCACTCATGGAACTGCTGTATACCGAAAGCGCCCAGCAGGACTTCTGGGACCGTGTCACGAATATTCGCCGGATCGGCATTCAGTGGTATCTTGCGGTCTTCTTATACGCGCCGATACTGTTCGCTATCGCAGCAGGTATCGATATACTGCTGGGCGGTACCGGCTATTTTGTGGCCGATTGGGTATCACAGCTCACATCTAATCCAGCTGCATTTCTCCCAACATTGCTCTTTTCGACGCTACCACCGGTTCTCGAAGAATTAGGCTGGCGTGGCTATGCATTGGACCAACTTCAACGAACACGGACCGCGTTAGCTGCCGGGTTGGTTCTGGGAGTTTTCTGGGCAGTTTGGCATCTCCCACTCTTCCTTATTGAAGGGACAAACCAGCACGACGCTGTTGGATTCTTGACGATAGAATTCTGGCTGTTCATGGTCGGTGTCGTCGCACTCTCCGTCGCATTCACCTGGATCCACAACGGCACTGGAGGGAGTATCCTTGCAAGCATCCTGCTACACTCTTGGACTAATTTCACCCTGCAGACCTTTGAGGGAACACTCCGAACGGATATTCTATTCTACGCCGGCACCCTGTGGGCTTTCGTCGTGCTTGTCGCAATAATCTATGGTGTAAAAACCCTGGCGAAAGGGAAAGATCTCCCACACCCGACCCTCAAAACGCAGCCGACCGCCATTTCAGGCGGTAGTCAGGACTCATAG
- a CDS encoding mechanosensitive ion channel domain-containing protein — protein sequence MQEAIGNLIGGVSLHFDDTYKTGDVVFLEVGQRGSVTDIGIRSTTALTRDNILITVPNAVLNSPLSLTSPLQSVASEFECQLPLHR from the coding sequence GTGCAGGAAGCCATCGGCAATTTGATCGGCGGCGTATCGCTGCATTTCGACGATACGTACAAAACAGGGGACGTCGTCTTCTTAGAAGTCGGACAGCGAGGGAGCGTGACTGATATCGGCATTCGGAGTACGACCGCTCTCACACGGGACAATATCTTAATTACTGTTCCGAACGCTGTGTTGAACTCGCCTCTGTCGTTAACGAGTCCGCTCCAAAGCGTCGCAAGCGAATTCGAGTGCCAATTACCGTTGCATAGGTGA
- a CDS encoding class I SAM-dependent methyltransferase: MEQRNRSTNRRISRLIAAAVGLVIVIVGLGIVRSRRDPSACPYHSRFALSLPRPFVKRRRLRRALEPQSGERILEIGPGTGYYTLAAAEWITPGGTLDVIDTQQKMIGRLEQRATEQEITNITSQQGDAQHLPYDDDAFDAAYLVTVLGEVPDQDAALRELSRVVKSGGRVVVGETLPDPHMVPVDSLRDRAANAGFEYDCRFGWTGGYIARFRVPF; this comes from the coding sequence ATGGAGCAGCGAAACCGATCAACGAATCGTCGAATCTCACGTCTGATCGCTGCGGCCGTGGGCCTGGTAATTGTTATCGTTGGTCTCGGAATAGTTCGCTCCCGTCGCGATCCATCGGCGTGTCCGTATCACTCCCGGTTCGCGCTCTCATTACCGCGTCCGTTCGTAAAGCGACGGCGACTTCGTCGAGCGCTCGAACCACAGTCCGGTGAACGGATCCTCGAGATCGGACCAGGGACCGGGTATTACACTCTTGCTGCCGCAGAATGGATCACTCCTGGTGGAACGCTCGACGTGATCGACACCCAACAGAAAATGATCGGTCGTCTCGAACAGCGAGCAACCGAACAAGAGATCACAAATATCACCTCTCAACAGGGTGACGCACAACACCTTCCATACGACGATGACGCATTCGATGCTGCGTATTTGGTGACCGTGCTCGGCGAGGTTCCAGATCAAGACGCAGCGCTGCGCGAACTCTCTCGAGTGGTGAAATCTGGTGGGCGCGTGGTTGTTGGCGAAACGCTCCCGGATCCACACATGGTGCCAGTTGACTCGCTTCGCGATCGTGCCGCAAATGCTGGGTTCGAATATGATTGCCGATTTGGCTGGACTGGTGGCTATATCGCCCGCTTTCGCGTTCCGTTCTAA